In Hallerella succinigenes, the following are encoded in one genomic region:
- a CDS encoding IS5 family transposase, with the protein MYRPPKSHAQTSLFCSLEEQLNHKHSLYVLANKIDWNKFETEFSKRFDDKMGAPNKPIRLMTGLIILKHIRNVSDESVVEQFQENAYYQYFCGERFFSTEQPCDPSELVHFRHMIGEAGMDMILKESILVNDDHDKQGPTGCGTVFLDTTVQEKNITFPTDAKLANKIIEQVQRIVEEHDLPQRQSYKRTLKKVHRDQRFRNHPKNGKKAHKADRRLKTIAGRLVRELERNLASKNLLNTYKEKIELFKKVLAQKKCDKDKVYSLHEPEVKCIGKGKEHKKYEFGNKVSIARSYSGIIVGAVSFRDEYDGHTIDDTLDHVEQMLGFRPSQAACDRGYRGQKESGTTKIVIPDVPKKNATYYQKEKAHKLFCKRAGIEPINGHLKSDHRMGRNFYKGIFGDMLNAKLAAAAFNFKRAMRRFFVLLEWLYCCFLCREGVNKNGEPPYPALAK; encoded by the coding sequence ATGTACAGACCGCCAAAATCCCACGCACAGACAAGCCTTTTCTGTTCCCTTGAGGAGCAGTTGAACCACAAGCATTCCCTCTACGTTCTCGCGAACAAGATTGACTGGAACAAGTTCGAGACCGAGTTTTCGAAACGGTTTGACGACAAAATGGGTGCGCCGAACAAGCCGATCCGTCTCATGACCGGGCTCATCATCCTGAAGCACATCCGCAACGTATCGGACGAGTCCGTCGTGGAGCAGTTTCAGGAAAACGCCTATTACCAGTATTTTTGCGGAGAACGGTTCTTCTCGACGGAGCAACCCTGCGACCCGAGCGAACTTGTTCACTTCCGGCACATGATTGGCGAAGCGGGCATGGACATGATCCTCAAGGAAAGTATCCTCGTCAACGATGACCACGATAAACAAGGACCGACAGGATGCGGCACGGTCTTTCTTGACACGACCGTGCAGGAAAAGAACATCACGTTCCCTACAGACGCCAAACTTGCGAACAAGATAATAGAACAGGTACAGAGGATCGTGGAAGAGCATGATCTTCCGCAAAGACAGTCCTACAAGAGAACCTTGAAGAAGGTCCATCGTGACCAGCGTTTCCGCAATCACCCGAAGAACGGCAAGAAGGCTCACAAGGCAGATCGCAGGCTGAAGACAATCGCGGGACGGCTCGTCCGTGAATTAGAGCGAAATCTCGCCAGCAAGAACTTGTTGAACACGTACAAAGAAAAAATCGAGCTTTTCAAAAAAGTTCTGGCACAGAAGAAATGCGACAAGGACAAGGTCTATTCGCTTCACGAACCCGAAGTAAAATGCATCGGCAAGGGCAAGGAACACAAGAAATACGAGTTCGGCAACAAGGTGTCAATCGCCCGGAGCTACAGCGGCATCATTGTCGGCGCGGTCTCGTTCCGGGACGAGTATGACGGACATACGATAGACGATACGCTTGACCATGTTGAACAAATGCTTGGATTCAGGCCGAGCCAGGCCGCATGCGACCGAGGCTACCGCGGACAAAAGGAATCCGGAACGACAAAGATCGTGATACCGGACGTCCCGAAGAAAAACGCGACTTACTACCAGAAGGAAAAGGCTCACAAGCTTTTTTGCAAGAGGGCAGGCATCGAGCCTATCAACGGCCACCTGAAAAGCGACCACCGTATGGGTAGAAATTTCTACAAGGGAATCTTTGGCGACATGCTCAATGCAAAGCTTGCAGCAGCGGCGTTCAACTTCAAGAGGGCCATGAGGCGCTTTTTTGTCCTGTTGGAATGGCTATACTGTTGCTTCCTTTGCCGGGAAGGGGTGAATAAAAACGGCGAACCTCCTTATCCTGCGCTCGCGAAGTGA
- the istA gene encoding IS21 family transposase encodes MTKYREILRLKHLGFSERNIARTAGVSRNTVKRAVEAANAARIDWTHAESMDDATIEKALFPDRKPAQPSHSIDFEYIRKELLRNGVTKKLLWTEYCESCRLCNREPLMYSQFCHYIQQEEQKRRATMRIPRRPAETVEVDWAGDPAHVIDPDTGELMDAHLFVATLPYSQYTYVEAFTDEKTRNWIRAHVHMYDYFGGVTTMLVPDNCTTAVNHSRSDWYTAQLNRTYGEMAEHYGTAVVPARVRHPKDKASVEGNVGKISSWITAALRDEEFFSLAELNEAIRERLETFNARQFQKKECSRREIFESEERPLLKPLPATPFEVAEWKTSTVQFNYHIALDGMYYSVPYQYIKKQVESRLTDTAVEVFYGHERIASHARLRGRPGQYSTVKAHMPEGHREYLEWDGDRFRRWASGIGEKTAAVIDALLRAGSVEQQSYRACMGVLKLGKRHGEAMLEWACGKALGFTSRPSYKNIRDILQYGKGKSASPPPTEARRPARGITRGARNYGGER; translated from the coding sequence ATGACCAAATACCGCGAAATCCTCCGGCTGAAGCATCTCGGCTTCAGCGAGAGGAACATCGCAAGGACGGCGGGCGTATCCCGCAACACGGTGAAACGTGCCGTGGAGGCGGCGAACGCGGCCAGGATCGACTGGACGCATGCCGAAAGCATGGACGACGCGACAATCGAGAAGGCGCTCTTCCCCGACAGGAAACCGGCACAGCCGAGCCACTCGATAGACTTCGAGTACATCCGCAAGGAGCTGCTCCGGAACGGCGTGACGAAGAAACTGCTTTGGACCGAATACTGCGAGAGCTGCCGGCTCTGCAACCGCGAGCCGCTCATGTACTCGCAGTTCTGCCACTACATCCAGCAGGAGGAACAGAAACGCAGGGCGACAATGCGCATCCCCCGCCGCCCCGCGGAAACCGTGGAGGTGGACTGGGCCGGGGACCCGGCGCACGTCATCGACCCGGACACGGGTGAACTCATGGACGCCCACCTGTTCGTCGCGACTCTGCCGTACAGCCAGTACACCTACGTGGAGGCGTTCACCGACGAGAAGACGAGGAACTGGATCAGGGCGCACGTGCACATGTACGACTACTTCGGCGGGGTGACCACGATGCTCGTGCCCGACAACTGCACGACGGCGGTAAACCACTCCCGCAGCGACTGGTACACGGCGCAGCTGAACCGGACCTACGGCGAGATGGCGGAACACTACGGGACGGCCGTCGTCCCTGCAAGGGTGCGCCACCCCAAGGACAAGGCGAGCGTCGAGGGCAACGTCGGCAAGATATCCTCGTGGATAACGGCCGCGCTGCGCGACGAGGAGTTCTTCTCGCTCGCGGAACTGAACGAAGCCATAAGGGAACGGCTGGAGACGTTCAACGCGCGCCAGTTCCAGAAGAAGGAATGCAGCAGGCGGGAAATCTTCGAGAGCGAGGAACGCCCCCTGCTGAAGCCCCTTCCCGCCACACCCTTCGAAGTGGCGGAGTGGAAAACGTCGACGGTCCAGTTCAACTACCACATCGCCCTGGACGGGATGTACTACTCCGTACCCTACCAGTATATAAAAAAACAGGTGGAATCGCGCCTGACCGACACCGCCGTGGAGGTCTTCTACGGGCACGAACGCATCGCGAGCCACGCGCGGCTGCGCGGAAGGCCCGGCCAGTACTCCACGGTGAAGGCGCACATGCCCGAGGGCCACCGGGAATACCTCGAGTGGGACGGCGACCGGTTCCGCCGCTGGGCTTCCGGGATAGGCGAAAAGACCGCCGCCGTGATAGACGCCCTGCTCAGGGCGGGGAGCGTGGAACAGCAGTCGTACAGGGCGTGCATGGGAGTGCTCAAGCTCGGCAAGCGCCACGGCGAGGCGATGCTGGAATGGGCCTGCGGCAAGGCGCTCGGGTTCACGAGCCGGCCCAGCTACAAGAACATCCGCGACATACTCCAGTACGGGAAGGGGAAGTCCGCAAGCCCGCCGCCTACCGAAGCACGGCGGCCCGCCCGCGGAATCACTCGCGGAGCCAGGAACTACGGAGGCGAAAGATGA
- a CDS encoding KAP family P-loop NTPase fold protein: MVDEFDEMLKEYVKSKNGDSVKSKDLLKRDVVVNDICDIIRERRASRLGAAIALDGEWGCGKTFILRQIEEKLKNEFLIFHYDSWENDFYEEPLVGILTVFANSLNKKERDNPDVQRKKYYKAMRKVFSLVAKGLVKKYTSIDINAINSAIGDVKTIYGEPYIDLKAFNSFLGVRETIDRVNDMLCSYMAYEHKYILFVVDELDRCLPNYALKVLNRLHHICADAPIIQLLAMNKKELYGNICDAFGRSKNDESFFAEKYLDRFVTSTYKIDNGFIASNLIEPWEKLAGNIDEAVVSKQFAQVFCHSVLSQIPIREWKRIIDKVCLLHNRIVNVIGDDVKISLALLCAELMEFLNRLYYKKEYIWNFEWYPEMDYNEEVDEHYETGNYFYTMIVVNYKKDDDWKYKSFVESVARLLSSPYRKPEDGNCFHIELNKEADCIKALFAKPSDYPDHEHFVFDSDNDVYKADSRILASFVVDLRKIV; this comes from the coding sequence ATGGTAGATGAATTTGATGAAATGCTAAAAGAATATGTGAAATCCAAAAATGGGGATTCCGTAAAATCAAAAGATTTACTAAAAAGAGATGTGGTCGTTAATGATATTTGCGATATTATACGCGAACGCAGAGCATCCCGTTTAGGTGCTGCCATAGCTTTGGATGGTGAATGGGGTTGTGGAAAAACCTTTATTTTACGGCAAATCGAAGAAAAATTAAAGAATGAATTCCTGATATTTCATTATGATTCTTGGGAAAATGATTTTTACGAGGAGCCTTTAGTTGGAATTTTAACGGTTTTTGCAAATTCTTTGAATAAAAAGGAGCGTGACAATCCTGATGTGCAAAGAAAAAAATATTATAAAGCAATGCGAAAAGTTTTTTCTTTGGTAGCAAAGGGACTTGTAAAAAAGTACACATCCATTGATATTAATGCAATCAATTCTGCAATAGGAGATGTTAAGACTATTTATGGAGAGCCTTATATTGATTTAAAGGCGTTTAATTCTTTTTTGGGTGTGCGAGAAACAATCGATCGTGTTAATGATATGCTTTGTTCGTATATGGCATATGAACATAAATACATACTTTTTGTTGTAGATGAATTAGATCGTTGCCTTCCTAATTACGCACTGAAAGTTTTGAACAGATTGCATCATATCTGTGCGGATGCTCCCATAATTCAATTGCTGGCGATGAATAAAAAAGAATTGTATGGAAATATCTGTGATGCTTTTGGTCGTTCAAAGAATGATGAATCATTTTTTGCAGAAAAATATCTTGATCGTTTTGTTACGAGTACATATAAAATTGATAATGGTTTTATTGCATCTAATTTGATAGAACCTTGGGAAAAACTTGCAGGAAATATAGATGAAGCGGTTGTTTCAAAACAATTTGCTCAAGTATTCTGTCATTCAGTTTTATCACAAATTCCTATTAGGGAATGGAAACGAATTATAGATAAGGTCTGCTTATTGCACAATAGAATTGTAAATGTTATTGGTGATGATGTGAAAATATCATTGGCTTTACTTTGTGCAGAGCTAATGGAATTTTTAAATAGGTTATATTATAAAAAAGAGTATATATGGAATTTCGAATGGTATCCAGAAATGGATTATAACGAAGAGGTCGATGAACATTACGAAACTGGCAATTATTTTTATACAATGATTGTTGTGAACTACAAAAAAGATGATGATTGGAAATATAAAAGTTTTGTCGAAAGTGTAGCGCGGCTATTGTCTTCTCCATATAGAAAACCTGAAGATGGAAACTGTTTTCATATAGAACTTAATAAAGAGGCCGATTGTATAAAGGCTCTATTTGCAAAACCTTCTGATTATCCTGATCACGAACATTTTGTATTTGATAGTGACAATGATGTATATAAGGCTGATAGTAGAATTTTGGCGAGTTTTGTAGTAGATCTTCGTAAGATTGTTTAA
- a CDS encoding IS4 family transposase translates to MAKSTFFTGQPVFAQLCKYLDRDEILRISTESGGERYRKSFDAWTHLLSMLYAVVMRFDSLREIEASALTFVSRMPHLQMSCVPKRSTLGDANAKRSESIFGDTYFSLLRAHRSRLLPDSRLNGLPGWLGRLKIIDSTTVTLFSNLVFRGVGRDPKIGKKKGGIKVHTVISANEGVPGDIKFTSAATHDSFMLKPCDFDDGDVLAMDRAYIDYEKLEDLTQHGVTYVTKMKRNLTYETISESVLLDDGRYRNRSVRDVVFHKGATTHRARIISYTETKTSRRGSKEQEVQLLTNSHDLGVDEVIAIYQRRWQIESLFKQLKQNFPLRYFYGVSENAIKTQIWVTLIANLLLTLVQRSLERRWSFSGLATMMRIILMLYIDMFDFFEHPTRDWERMLQHPPCPS, encoded by the coding sequence ATGGCCAAAAGTACATTTTTTACCGGACAGCCGGTCTTCGCGCAACTCTGCAAGTATCTCGACAGGGACGAAATCCTCAGAATCAGCACGGAATCCGGCGGAGAACGCTACAGAAAGTCCTTTGACGCATGGACTCACCTGCTTTCGATGCTCTATGCGGTCGTGATGCGGTTCGATTCCCTGCGGGAGATAGAGGCGTCTGCGCTGACATTCGTGAGCAGAATGCCGCACCTGCAGATGAGCTGCGTGCCCAAGCGGAGTACGCTGGGGGACGCCAACGCGAAGAGAAGCGAGTCCATCTTCGGGGACACCTATTTCAGCCTGCTAAGAGCGCACAGAAGCCGACTTTTACCGGACAGCCGCCTCAACGGGCTGCCCGGATGGCTGGGACGGCTCAAAATCATCGATTCCACAACGGTGACGCTGTTCTCCAACCTGGTTTTCAGGGGTGTCGGCAGGGACCCGAAAATTGGAAAGAAGAAAGGCGGCATAAAGGTCCATACAGTCATCAGCGCGAACGAGGGGGTTCCCGGCGACATCAAGTTTACTTCCGCGGCCACCCACGACAGCTTCATGCTCAAGCCATGCGACTTTGACGACGGCGACGTGCTCGCCATGGACCGCGCCTACATCGACTATGAAAAGCTGGAGGATCTGACGCAGCATGGCGTTACCTACGTGACCAAGATGAAAAGAAACCTGACCTACGAGACGATCTCGGAGAGCGTCCTGCTCGACGATGGCAGGTACCGGAACAGGTCGGTCAGGGACGTCGTGTTCCACAAGGGCGCTACAACGCATAGGGCCCGGATTATCTCGTACACCGAGACCAAGACTTCGAGGAGAGGGAGCAAGGAGCAGGAGGTCCAGCTGCTGACAAACAGCCACGACCTCGGCGTGGATGAAGTTATCGCCATCTATCAAAGGCGCTGGCAGATCGAATCGCTTTTCAAGCAACTTAAGCAGAACTTTCCCCTGCGCTACTTCTATGGGGTAAGCGAGAACGCCATCAAGACCCAGATCTGGGTAACCCTCATCGCGAACCTTCTCCTGACCCTTGTGCAGCGCAGCCTTGAACGGCGCTGGAGCTTTTCCGGACTTGCGACAATGATGCGAATAATCCTGATGCTCTACATTGACATGTTTGACTTTTTTGAACATCCCACAAGGGACTGGGAACGCATGCTGCAGCATCCACCTTGCCCATCGTAG
- a CDS encoding DUF4372 domain-containing protein, translated as MAKSTFFTGQPVFAQLCKYLDRDEILRISTESGGERYRKSFDAWTHLLSMLYAVVMRFDSLREIEASALTFVSRMPHLQMSCVPKRSTLG; from the coding sequence ATGGCCAAAAGTACATTTTTTACCGGACAGCCGGTCTTCGCGCAACTCTGCAAGTATCTCGACAGGGACGAAATCCTCAGAATCAGCACGGAATCCGGCGGAGAACGCTACAGGAAGTCCTTCGACGCATGGACTCACCTGCTTTCGATGCTCTATGCGGTCGTGATGCGGTTCGATTCCCTGCGGGAGATAGAGGCGTCTGCGCTGACATTCGTGAGCAGAATGCCGCACCTGCAGATGAGCTGCGTGCCCAAGCGGAGTACGCTGGGGTGA
- a CDS encoding IS4 family transposase, with protein MGDANAKRSESIFGDTYFSLLRAHRSRLLPDSRLNGLPGWLGRLKIIDSTTVTLFSNLVFRGVGRDPKIGKKKGGIKVHTVISANEGVPGDIKFTSAATHDSFMLKPCDFDDGDVLAMDRAYIDYEKLEDLTQHGVTYVTKMKRNLTYETISESVLLDDGRYRNRSVRDVVFHKGATTHRARIISYAETKTSRRGSKEQEVQLLTNSHDLGVDEVIAIYQRRWQIESLFKQLKQNFPLRYFYGVSENAIKTQIWVTLIANLLLTLVQRSLERRWSFSGLATMMRIILMLYIDMFDFFEHPTRDWERMLQHPPCPS; from the coding sequence CTGGGGGACGCCAACGCGAAGAGAAGCGAGTCCATCTTCGGGGACACCTATTTCAGCCTGCTAAGGGCGCACAGAAGCCGACTTTTACCGGACAGCCGCCTCAACGGGCTGCCCGGATGGCTGGGACGGCTCAAAATCATCGATTCCACAACGGTGACGCTGTTCTCCAACCTGGTTTTCAGGGGTGTCGGCAGGGACCCGAAAATTGGAAAGAAGAAAGGCGGCATAAAGGTCCATACAGTCATCAGCGCGAACGAGGGGGTTCCCGGCGACATCAAGTTTACTTCCGCGGCCACCCACGACAGCTTCATGCTCAAGCCATGCGACTTTGACGACGGCGACGTGCTCGCCATGGACCGCGCCTACATCGACTATGAAAAGCTGGAGGATCTGACGCAGCATGGCGTTACCTACGTGACCAAGATGAAAAGAAACCTGACCTACGAGACGATCTCGGAGAGCGTCCTGCTCGACGATGGCAGGTACCGGAACAGGTCGGTCAGGGACGTCGTGTTCCACAAGGGCGCTACAACGCATAGGGCCCGGATTATCTCGTACGCCGAGACCAAGACTTCGAGGAGAGGGAGCAAGGAGCAGGAGGTCCAGCTGCTGACAAACAGCCACGACCTCGGCGTGGATGAAGTTATCGCCATCTATCAAAGGCGCTGGCAGATCGAATCGCTTTTCAAGCAACTTAAGCAGAACTTTCCCCTGCGCTACTTCTATGGGGTGAGCGAGAACGCCATCAAGACCCAGATCTGGGTAACCCTCATCGCGAACCTTCTCCTGACCCTTGTGCAGCGCAGCCTTGAACGGCGCTGGAGCTTTTCCGGACTTGCGACAATGATGCGAATAATCCTGATGCTCTACATTGACA
- the istB gene encoding IS21-like element helper ATPase IstB has protein sequence MSVSTTIDKLVEMRMTTMSEMFRNQQNDPKMKDVPFEERFAMLVDAEHASRKSHAFERLVKKAELEQNDAGVATIDYHSGRKLNKALIQKLASCEYISQCRNIFITGATGSGKTYLACAFGMEACKRFYSVRFTRLPDLLMDLSAAEDRHALENALQKYTKPTLLIIDEWLLFKLRENEARLLLEVIHKRRKKSSTIFCSQYEEKDWYNQICDGESTLADAIMDRISFDSYKINIEYIDKSVDKSMREVYGLNPSEAQ, from the coding sequence ATGAGCGTCAGCACGACAATCGACAAGCTGGTGGAGATGCGCATGACGACCATGTCGGAGATGTTCAGGAACCAGCAGAACGACCCGAAAATGAAGGACGTCCCCTTCGAGGAGAGGTTCGCCATGCTCGTGGACGCCGAACACGCCAGCCGCAAGAGCCACGCCTTCGAACGGCTCGTCAAGAAGGCCGAGCTCGAGCAGAACGACGCGGGAGTCGCTACGATCGACTACCACTCGGGACGCAAGCTGAACAAGGCGCTGATCCAGAAACTCGCCAGCTGCGAGTACATATCGCAGTGCCGCAACATCTTCATCACGGGCGCTACCGGAAGCGGCAAGACGTATCTGGCCTGCGCGTTCGGGATGGAGGCCTGCAAGCGGTTCTACTCGGTAAGGTTCACCAGGCTGCCCGACCTGCTGATGGACCTGTCCGCCGCGGAAGACAGGCACGCCCTCGAAAACGCGTTGCAGAAGTACACCAAGCCGACGCTCCTCATCATCGACGAATGGCTGCTGTTCAAGCTCCGCGAGAACGAGGCCAGGTTGCTGCTGGAGGTAATCCACAAGAGACGCAAGAAATCGTCGACCATATTCTGTTCCCAGTACGAGGAAAAGGACTGGTACAACCAGATATGCGACGGCGAAAGCACCCTTGCTGACGCCATCATGGACCGGATATCGTTCGACTCGTACAAGATAAACATCGAGTACATCGACAAGTCGGTTGACAAGTCCATGAGGGAAGTGTATGGGCTGAACCCGTCGGAAGCCCAGTAG